From Haemorhous mexicanus isolate bHaeMex1 chromosome 1, bHaeMex1.pri, whole genome shotgun sequence, one genomic window encodes:
- the CTHRC1 gene encoding collagen triple helix repeat-containing protein 1 — protein MAAGGWLCLAVSLGYRMEIPGLPGEGARAERSERLIYRRAAAQSGDPGSAAAGPGASPARTMPRGPAAAAAPLLLLLALLLAAAPPHGGSESPKGKQKALRQREVVDVYNGMCLQGPSGVPGRDGNPGANGIPGTPGIPGRDGLKGEKGECMRESIEESWTPNFKQCSWSALNYGIDLGKIAECTFTKMRSNSALRVLFSGSLRLKCRSACCQRWYFTFNGAECAGPLPIEAIIYLDQGSPELNSTINIHRTSSVEGLCEGINAGLVDIAIWVGTCSDYPRGDASTGWNSVSRIIIEELPK, from the exons ATGGCTGCGGGGGGGTGGCTCTGCCTGGCCGTCTCGCTCGGTTACAGGATGGAAATTCCCGGCCTCCCCGGGGAGGGAGCTCGGGCTGAGCGCTCTGAAAGGCTCATTTATCGCCGCGCTGCCGCCCAGAGCGGGGACCCGGGCTCTGCTGCCGCCGGCCCCGGCGCATCCCCGGCCCGCACGATGCCCCGCGGCCcggctgccgccgccgccccgctgctgctgctgctggcgctgctgctggcggcggccccgccgcacGGCGGCTCCGAGAGCCCCAAGGGGAAGCAGAAGGCGCTCCGCCAGCGGGAGGTGGTGGACGTG TACAATGGCATGTGCTTGCAAGGCCCCAGCGGCGTTCCGGGACGGGATGGAAACCCAGGAGCCAATGGGatccctgggacacctgggatcccGGGCCGGGACGGGCTGAAGGGGGAGAAGGGCGAGTGCATGCGCGAGAGCATCGAGGAGTCCTGGACCCCCAACTTCAAGCAGTGCTCGTGGAGTGCGCTGAACTACGGCATCGACCTCGGCAAGATCGCG GAATGCACGTTTACCAAGATGCGCTCCAACAGCGCCCTCCGCGTGCTCTTCAGCGGCTCGCTCCGCCTCAAGTGCAGGAGCGCCTGCTGCCAGCGCTGGTACTTCACCTTCAACGGGGCAGAGTGTGCTGGCCCACTGCCCATTGAAGCCATCATATACCTAGATCAAGGAAGCCCAGAGCTGAATTCTACTATTAACATACACAGGACTTCCTCAG TGGAAGGCCTGTGTGAAGGGATCAATGCTGGCTTGGTGGATATTGCCATCTGGGTTGGGACGTGCTCAGATTATCCACGGGGAGATGCTTCTACTGGATGGAATTCAGTCTCCCGAATCATCATTGAAGAACTGCCAAAATAA